Proteins encoded by one window of Ulvibacter sp. MAR_2010_11:
- a CDS encoding carboxypeptidase-like regulatory domain-containing protein produces MYKLLLLVVLILLPISVFSQEIERVKIQGLITAPQGEDVEGVSVYNISAQTGTITNAEGAFEIEVAENDRIQITALQFQSFTVIIDRGVVAVKRATIYLNPAVNQLKEITVRPYDLSGNIVADVNRIDTYDYRKQWDLSYETMEFRYEFSDDALTSIKGNKAEEAFYNGQKQASLDFVGLTSLLFSGKRKNKSQEAVQRKALLRATRERFSNDYITKTFEIPEDKVNDFFYFIEDKAIETRLLKTENELLMIDFLAQQSVIYKQQLGKN; encoded by the coding sequence ATGTATAAATTACTACTTCTTGTTGTACTTATATTACTTCCCATTAGTGTTTTCTCACAAGAAATTGAGCGTGTGAAGATTCAAGGGCTAATTACGGCTCCTCAAGGGGAAGATGTGGAAGGAGTGAGTGTGTATAATATTTCGGCACAAACCGGAACTATTACCAATGCTGAAGGTGCCTTCGAAATTGAAGTTGCCGAAAATGACCGAATTCAAATTACAGCTCTGCAGTTTCAGAGCTTTACGGTGATTATTGACCGAGGCGTCGTAGCAGTAAAAAGAGCCACCATCTATCTCAACCCGGCCGTAAATCAGTTAAAAGAAATAACCGTGCGACCCTACGATCTTTCCGGGAATATTGTTGCCGATGTAAACAGAATTGATACCTACGACTATCGTAAACAATGGGATTTATCGTATGAAACGATGGAATTCAGATATGAGTTTTCGGACGATGCGCTTACATCAATTAAAGGAAATAAGGCCGAAGAAGCTTTTTATAACGGACAAAAACAGGCGAGCCTAGATTTTGTGGGTTTGACCAGTTTGTTGTTTTCGGGTAAAAGGAAAAATAAATCTCAGGAAGCAGTCCAACGGAAAGCGCTTTTAAGAGCCACGCGAGAAAGATTTAGCAATGATTACATCACAAAAACCTTCGAAATTCCCGAAGATAAGGTCAACGACTTTTTTTATTTTATAGAAGATAAAGCTATTGAAACCAGACTGTTGAAAACAGAGAATGAATTACTTATGATAGATTTTTTAGCACAGCAAAGTGTCATTTACAAACAACAACTTGGGAAAAATTAA
- the pepE gene encoding dipeptidase PepE yields MKNLIIASTSTVFGGNYLDYLLDEIAQLFSETEEVLFIPYARPGGISHDDYTQKASEAFAKIGKKLVGIHTYPTTEAALKDAKGVFTGGGNTFLLVSQLYNFKLMQPLREAIFNGLPYLGTSAGSNISGVTMQTTNDMPIVYPPSFKTLGVIPFNLNPHYLDPDTTSKHMGETRETRIKEYHTQNSVPVIGLREGSWLRVRKEEIILQGNLSARVFEPNDEPFEVESGTDLAKGF; encoded by the coding sequence ATGAAAAACCTCATTATCGCCAGTACCTCCACCGTTTTCGGCGGAAACTATCTCGATTATCTTTTGGATGAAATTGCTCAATTGTTTTCTGAAACCGAAGAAGTACTCTTTATTCCTTATGCACGCCCCGGAGGCATTTCACACGATGACTACACACAAAAAGCTTCCGAAGCATTTGCTAAAATCGGCAAAAAACTGGTGGGTATTCATACCTATCCTACTACCGAAGCAGCCCTCAAAGATGCCAAAGGTGTATTTACAGGTGGGGGTAATACTTTTTTACTGGTATCGCAGTTGTATAATTTCAAATTAATGCAACCCTTGCGAGAAGCTATTTTTAATGGTCTCCCTTATTTGGGCACCAGTGCCGGTAGTAATATTTCCGGTGTCACCATGCAAACCACCAACGATATGCCCATTGTGTATCCTCCCTCCTTTAAAACGCTAGGCGTAATTCCATTTAATTTGAATCCGCATTACCTCGACCCGGATACTACCAGCAAGCATATGGGGGAAACACGCGAAACCCGAATAAAAGAATATCACACTCAAAATAGCGTTCCGGTAATAGGACTACGCGAAGGAAGCTGGTTAAGAGTGCGCAAAGAAGAGATAATCTTACAAGGCAATTTAAGCGCAAGAGTTTTTGAGCCTAATGATGAACCTTTCGAAGTAGAATCCGGAACCGATTTGGCAAAAGGTTTCTAA